The Pontibacter sp. SGAir0037 DNA segment AGTGCTATCAGGTTATCACAAAATACTTCATAATTATAGGCAATCATCGACATATCTATACCAGCGTTAATAGCCAGCATAATAGCCTCTTTGTGGTCTTTGGCAATACGATCGCGTGTATGCAGGTTCTCAATATCACCCCAGTCGGTAATAACCAGACCTTTAAAGCCTAACTCTTCCTTCAACAGCTTTGTCAGGATATTGTAGTTGGCATGCACCGGCACCCCATTGATAATACCTGAGTTAATCATAACTGAGTGTGCTCCAGCTTCGATGGCTGCCTTAAAAGCAGGTAAATGATACTCACGCAGCGCCTGATCTGAGATATAGGCAGGAGTACGGTCTTTACCTGAAACAGGCACCATGTAGCCCAGGAAGTGTTTTAAAGAAGTGGCTACTTTTTCAGGATGCGCCACATTATTGTCTTCGCCTTCCATTCCTTTGATCATTTGCTTACCCAGTTCTGTTACCAGATATGGGTCTTCGCCAAATGTCTCCCATTGGCGCGGAAAACGCGGATCTGCACCTAAATCGAGTACCGGAGCAAAATTCCAAGGAATGCTGCTGGCGCGTAACTCATAGGCAGTTATCTCGGCTCCTGAACGTACCAGCTGACGGTTGAAAGTAGCCGCCAGCGCAATTTGCTGCGGAAACATAGTAGCACCTGCTGTGTAAGTAACCCCGTGCATCGCATCCACACCATAAATCACAGGTATCTTCATGCGTGTTTGTTTCAGGGCAATGTTCTGAATGTCGCTGATGATTTTGTACCAGGCTTCCGGTGTACGGGCTCTGTTATTAGCTGTATTCAATACCGATCCGATGTGGTATTTTACCAGCGCCTTGTTCGTTTCGGCCTTATCAAGCACAACAGGTTCATCGCTGGCATAACGGTTCGGACCTTTTCCAATCACGTCCAGCGTAATCTGGGCCATCTGCCCCACCTTTTCCTCCACTGTCATTTTTTGCAGCAGACTGTTGATCTGAGCATCGTATTTGTCCTGCGCAAAAGTGCTTTGCATCGAACCAAGAGCTACAGCTAAAACGCATAAACGTTTCAATGCCCTTGTGCCGACCTGTAAAGAGTGTATTTTCATAATAAAGTTTAACTATTTGCTATAAGGGTAATCAAAATCTAAACATCTTCTACAATCCATCTCGCCTGTAAAAGGCATTACTTCTCATCATTTTTTAGAGGCTCCTCTTTATTACTGCCCCTCATAATAGATGTAAGTAATTACTTTCTCAGGTTCTATTTTTCAAAGATAGATGCCTTTTACCGAAATAGTCAAACCCATTTCTCTTCCGGGAAATTTACAGAAAAGCGTTTCATGGACATCTGATACGGTTCATGATCGTGACAGAATACGCCATCAGGCTGGAAAAACCGAAAAAACAACGGGATAAGGAGCATCCAGGACACTAAGATAGAGGCCCAGAGATCAGGTACAGCTTTACAATTGGTTCCCGTAAACCATAGATGATACGCTTTAGCCCATCCCTAAACTTATTTGAATAATGCAAAACAAATTTCTCTGATTTTGAAGCCCACTTACCAGGTAACCTTTGCCTGCTCAGGCAAACTGGTTTGTTTCGAGCACGAGCTTACTCCAGCCTTTTTCTCCGGCATTGTGCAGGTCCTTTTTTCGTTCCTCCATTACTTTCTTCACCTTACTGCTGTAAGTCCAGCAGGTGCCTTGCCGGATGGAAAGAATCTCTGAAAGTTTATGAGAGGATATTTTTCCTTGGGTAGTATAAATAAGGTATACCATGTAAAAAGCCTTGTTAATCTGAATCCGGGTGCCCTGGAAAATGGTATTGGCAGTAACAGACTCGTCGTAGCTACATGCTGCGCATCGGCGGCTATAAGGATAACGGCCATGAAAGAAATGTTTATGCCCGCATTTCCAGCAGCTGTACCCATTTTCCCATTTCAGATCAGCCAGAAATTTAAAGCAAGAGTCGTTGTCAGGATAAATCTTACTGAATTCCTCGAAATCCACTTCTGTAGATAGAGCCCTGGCCTGCGTTACTTTCTGAATATTGCTCTGCAGCTCCACATTGTCTTCTTTTAGCAGCGCATTCATTCTGGATATCTCTTCTGCCTGTTGCTTTAACAGCACATTCATCGCCAGCAGCTCATCGTTTTTCTGCTCAATTACCTGCGATTTCAGCAGAATTTCCCGTGACTTTTCAACCACTTCTTTGGTACGCGACTGCACCTGATTTTCCAGCTCCTTATTCAGCGTATCCTTTAGCTTCAGGTTTACATCCATCTGCTTTATGATCCGCTTCTGCGCATTTTCTTTCTTCTTTTTAAGTAAACGCACCTTATCGCCAATGGCAAACGAAAGCAGCACCATTTCCATCACAAAACATATTGCCAGAATATAGTGTCCTGCAGGACTGCCAAATATATCGCCATAACCGAATATAATCAGTACTTTTACCAGGAAGCCCAGGTAAACAAAGCTGTAGCCCAGCAGGAAAAAGCGAGCCGCTCTGTATCCATGCTTAAATATGTAAATACCGGTAGCAAAAGAGATCGAGAGCGGGATAATTTCGACAAAGCGATATTCGAACCATTCCGGTTTAACAATTATACAGAAAAGAAAATAAAGCGTTCGTAAGCCTATAACTGCCAGAAGCACTTTATCCAGCTTAGGAGCCTTAGACTTTACGTGCAGTAGGTCGCGTGCGAAAAGCAAAGCAAAGGTGCTCATAAAATACAGCGCAATACCATAGGCGTTTCTGTTCAGCCAGGGCGACTCCGGCCACAGGTACTGGAAAGCAATTCCATCGGTAGACATTTCGTAAAAGCCGATGCTCAGTATGTATAAGATGTAAAAAACATACTGCCGCTGCTTCATAACCAACAACATCAGGAAATTATAAAAGCAGAAAATCAGAATCATGCCATAAAAGATCCCGAACGTAAAGTATTCATCCAGCGCGTAATGGATAAACCAGCTTACACTCCGGAGCACGATAATGACATTCGCCCGTTGCGATACCGTTACCCTGAAGTAATAAACCTGTTCCTTGCCCTCAAAATCCTGCAGGGCAAATTCAAAATTTTTGTGGCTGAATAACCTGCTCCCAAACTCGTGTTTAGCTCCGGTTCTATAAACGTTGTATTTTCCTTCTCCGTCTGGTATGTAAGCTGTAATATCATCGATGGTCTGGTCGAAGAACTCAATAATGTAGTTATCCTTCAACTGATCCTCATAATTTACTTTAATCCGATACCAGTAGGCAGATTGGTTATTAATAACCGGACACCATTTGTTAAGAACATGAAAGCTATTGCTTTTTGCCTGCACCTGTTCGAATGTTAACGCCCCTGCAGGATCTTCGAGATACTCTATTTCACTAAATGTAAAGATATGTTCCTGTACCTCATCCCCTACCTGAACGGGCTTTTGTGCCATTGCCGGAAAGAGCAGCAACGAAAGCCCCAGAAACAACAATAAATTAAAGGAGAACTTTATATGAATAGGCATAGTAGCATTAGATGCTGATAAAGATTTAAATATAACACTTACTTAGCTAACGCAAAAGTACGCATCTTAATTACAGTCTATCGTTTACTGGTAAGATATTTGCTTCTAAACTTCATCATTCTTATCTTAGTATAAGATTTTAGACATCAGCGACTTCACCGTGAAAAATATAGTAAAAACAATATTTGCCTGCTGCCTGCTTTTTGCAGGCTCTACAACCCTGGCACAGCAAGCCACACCTCCTGTAAAAGCCAGCCTCGACGCAGCACCTGCAACGGTAGAGCAGGCAACAACAGAAACTTTGCCTGTAACCCGGGAAACTGAAAGTACACCAGCTGCCACACTGCCTCTTAACCGGTTCAGCTATGGTTTATCTTTAGGCTCCAGCTTTGGCAGTGGCTTTGGTGCTACTTTTGCAGAACCTTCGGTCAGGCACCAGGTCAGCGATCGCTTTCGGGTGTTTGGCAGCTTTACTTACATGAATGTAATGTCGCAGCAGTATACCATGCATAGCCCGGAGGGCGGTACAGTTGTAGCTAACAGTGGCCCCAGCAACCATTACATCGTGAATGCGGGAGTAGATTACCTCGCCAGCGACCGCCTGATACTGAGTGGCAGTGTCTGGAAGGATTTTTCAAATGTACCGGCTCCAAACCCACTGTACAATGGCCTTTTTCAGCCATCCAGGCAAGGGGCCGATTTTAGAGCTACCTATAAAATAACAGAAAATCTTTCTGTTACAGGTGGTGTGCGGTACTCTAATGGCGGCTCGCCGATGCAAGGTTTGTATGGCCCCGGATTAGGTGGCTATAGAAGTAGCGCCTGGTGGTGAGAATGAAAAATTACATAAAGCACTTTTCTTGAAAGAGGAAAGTGCTTTTTTTATTTTAGCCGCGTTTCAAAGTTTAGCATTGTACCTCTTCCTCCTATTTTGCGTTTAGCTGTAAAGTAACCAGAAGAACCGTAGAAAAAGCTTGGAACAAAAGAAACTTAAACAAAGGCATATCCGCAATGAGCGGTTGGAAACCATAAAACCAGATTACAGGGGTAATAAGGTGATTGATGGCGTTTTTGCCAACGGAGATAAAGTATATAAACCTGCCTTAGCCAATGTACTAAAGTGGCAGCTATCTAAAAACCCGCAGCGGGAAGAGAAAAAAAGAGATACTTATACTCCTCCTGTTCAAAAAGGTACCGATTTTATCTCTTCTTCCGAAGAAATGGTGGTATGGCTCGGGCACGCCAGCTTTTTTATCCGCCTGAATGGTGTTACGTTTCTTACTGACCCGGTTTTTAACGACATTCCGCTGGTTAAACGCAAAGCAGGTATGCCCTGTGCGCCAGAAGATTTCAAAAACATTGATTTCCTGCTGCTTTCGCACGCCCACTACGATCACCTCGATAAAAGCTCCGTAAACCAGGTGTTTAGTAGCAGCCCATCCTTAAAAGCACTTATTCCGCTTGAGGTAGGAAGTATTCTAAGAGGCATAAACCCACACTTGCCCTACCAGGAGGCCGGATGGTACCAGAAGTATGACCTGACTCCGGATGGCGTGGAAGTATACTTTTTACCTGCCTCACACTGGAACAGGCGCACGCCCTTCGACATGAACAAAATGTTATGGGGGAGCTTCTTGCTGAAAACCAATAACACACTGCTGTACTTTGCCGGAGACACCGCCCTTAATTCTCATTTTGAGGAAATAGAAGCTCTCTTTGGGCCTATGGATGTGTGCCTGATGCCTGTCGGAGCATATAAGCCGGCCTATTTAATGCAGGGCAGCCACATGAACCCGCATGAAGCTGTAAAAGCCTATAACCTGCTCCGCGGCGGCACTTTTATCCCAATGCACTACGGCACCTTCGATTTATCAGATGAGCCCGCAGGCGAACCTGTGCGCATATTAGAGCAAATAGCCGCAGGAGGCATGCTGCAGGGGCTTAAAATACCTGCTATCGGGGAGCCAGTTCTTTTAAGCCAGCTACAGGTATAGAAAAGACTCCGGGGCTGGAGTAGCAACATAATTTTCTATATTTGCAGACTGATAAATCTTTCGGTTTACAAAACCTAACCATGACTCCTCAGAATATATCTCCCCAATTAATACTCGGCCTGATAGCAGCTTATTTCCTGATCCTGATTTTCATCTCTTACCTGACCAGCAGGAACACGGATTCTGAAACGTTCTTTCTGGCAAATAGAAGATCGCCCTGGTATGTTGTAGCCTTTGGCATGATAGGTACCTCTTTATCTGGTGTAACCTTTGTTTCTATACCTGGTATGGTGAGAACAGCTCAATTCTCTTATCTGCAACTGGTGCTTGGATACTTACTGGGTTACCTGGTAATTGCCACTATCCTGATGCCGCTCTACTACCGCCTTAACCTGGTCTCTATTTATACTTACCTCGAACAGCGCTTTGGCTACTGGTCCTATAAAACAGGGGCTGCTTTTTTCCTGCTTTCCCGTACATTGGGTGCTTCTATTCGCCTATTCCTGGTGGCAGGGGTGCTACAGTTAGCCGTTTTTAACGATCTGGGTGTGCCTTTTTCTGTATCCGTTATCATTACCATTCTGCTGATCTGGATTTATACTTTCAGGGGAGGCATGAAAACGATTATCTGGACAGATACTTTCCAGACTACCGCTATGCTTTTAGCGGTTATCACAAGTATCACCCTTATTTCGGATGAACTCAATTTATCGTTTCAAGGTCTTGTAA contains these protein-coding regions:
- a CDS encoding 7TM diverse intracellular signaling domain-containing protein yields the protein MPIHIKFSFNLLLFLGLSLLLFPAMAQKPVQVGDEVQEHIFTFSEIEYLEDPAGALTFEQVQAKSNSFHVLNKWCPVINNQSAYWYRIKVNYEDQLKDNYIIEFFDQTIDDITAYIPDGEGKYNVYRTGAKHEFGSRLFSHKNFEFALQDFEGKEQVYYFRVTVSQRANVIIVLRSVSWFIHYALDEYFTFGIFYGMILIFCFYNFLMLLVMKQRQYVFYILYILSIGFYEMSTDGIAFQYLWPESPWLNRNAYGIALYFMSTFALLFARDLLHVKSKAPKLDKVLLAVIGLRTLYFLFCIIVKPEWFEYRFVEIIPLSISFATGIYIFKHGYRAARFFLLGYSFVYLGFLVKVLIIFGYGDIFGSPAGHYILAICFVMEMVLLSFAIGDKVRLLKKKKENAQKRIIKQMDVNLKLKDTLNKELENQVQSRTKEVVEKSREILLKSQVIEQKNDELLAMNVLLKQQAEEISRMNALLKEDNVELQSNIQKVTQARALSTEVDFEEFSKIYPDNDSCFKFLADLKWENGYSCWKCGHKHFFHGRYPYSRRCAACSYDESVTANTIFQGTRIQINKAFYMVYLIYTTQGKISSHKLSEILSIRQGTCWTYSSKVKKVMEERKKDLHNAGEKGWSKLVLETNQFA
- a CDS encoding MBL fold metallo-hydrolase — translated: MEQKKLKQRHIRNERLETIKPDYRGNKVIDGVFANGDKVYKPALANVLKWQLSKNPQREEKKRDTYTPPVQKGTDFISSSEEMVVWLGHASFFIRLNGVTFLTDPVFNDIPLVKRKAGMPCAPEDFKNIDFLLLSHAHYDHLDKSSVNQVFSSSPSLKALIPLEVGSILRGINPHLPYQEAGWYQKYDLTPDGVEVYFLPASHWNRRTPFDMNKMLWGSFLLKTNNTLLYFAGDTALNSHFEEIEALFGPMDVCLMPVGAYKPAYLMQGSHMNPHEAVKAYNLLRGGTFIPMHYGTFDLSDEPAGEPVRILEQIAAGGMLQGLKIPAIGEPVLLSQLQV